The proteins below are encoded in one region of Mycobacterium pseudokansasii:
- a CDS encoding anti-sigma factor family protein — MDDMVTSLRGLGPPGDNEGYSLTTGHNHPYGMWDAAYVLGSLSATDRREYEAHMSGCPACRQAVAELSGVPALLSQLDRDEVAAMNECGPAAGDPPAAPRLSPQLLPSLLATVRWRRRRARLTTWVASAAAAVVLGIAVLFGVQGNSGSPQPPVVSAQPMAQVGTKLLASTVSVRPEHWGTFINLRCVCLAPPDAPHDTLALVVVGRDGSQTRLATWVAEPGHTATPAGSISTPIDRIAAVQVVSADTGEVLLQRSL, encoded by the coding sequence ATGGATGACATGGTCACGTCGCTTAGGGGGCTTGGCCCGCCCGGTGACAACGAGGGGTATAGCCTGACGACCGGTCACAACCACCCCTATGGGATGTGGGACGCCGCTTACGTATTGGGGTCTTTGTCGGCGACCGACCGCCGCGAATACGAAGCGCATATGAGCGGGTGTCCCGCCTGCCGCCAGGCCGTCGCCGAACTCTCCGGTGTGCCCGCATTGCTTTCGCAGCTCGACCGCGACGAGGTGGCGGCGATGAACGAATGCGGCCCCGCCGCGGGAGATCCGCCGGCTGCGCCGCGGCTCTCGCCGCAGTTGTTGCCGTCGTTGCTGGCAACGGTGCGCTGGCGCCGTCGCCGCGCCAGGCTGACGACGTGGGTGGCGTCGGCCGCCGCCGCCGTGGTGTTGGGAATCGCTGTGCTGTTTGGTGTCCAGGGCAATTCCGGATCACCGCAGCCGCCGGTCGTGTCGGCGCAGCCGATGGCACAGGTCGGGACCAAACTCCTGGCTTCGACGGTGTCGGTTCGCCCCGAGCACTGGGGGACGTTCATCAACCTGCGGTGTGTTTGCCTGGCTCCGCCGGATGCGCCCCACGACACGCTGGCGCTGGTCGTGGTGGGTCGTGACGGCAGCCAAACCCGGCTGGCGACGTGGGTGGCCGAACCCGGTCACACTGCCACACCGGCCGGCAGCATCTCGACTCCAATCGATCGAATCGCCGCCGTGCAAGTGGTTTCCGCCGATACCGGCGAGGTGCTGCTGCAGCGTTCGCTCTGA